Proteins co-encoded in one Metabacillus sp. KUDC1714 genomic window:
- the mtnA gene encoding S-methyl-5-thioribose-1-phosphate isomerase: MATTKFTIPRSVIWKDESISLLNQQKIPHVTEYLELTTIEAVWEAIQTLKVRGAPAIGITAAYGLALSALQDQSNSLEAFQLNLKQNRDYLASSRPTAVNLVWALDRLVTSLVETKSINEAKTKLVHEAIQIQVEDEEVCRLIGEHALSVFNDGDRIMTICNAGSIATAKYGTALAPFYLAKEKNKALSVFACETRPVFQGARLTTWELMQADVDVTLITDNMAAHTIKSKKISAIIVGADRIAANGDTANKIGTFNLALLAKSFNIPFYVAAPLSTFDPSISDGNKIPIEERNPEEVTEVNGVRIAPEGVKVFNPAFDVTPSELITGIITEKGILSGDYQVLISELFTL; the protein is encoded by the coding sequence ATGGCAACAACAAAATTTACGATTCCTCGTTCAGTTATTTGGAAGGATGAATCAATCTCCCTATTAAATCAGCAAAAAATTCCGCATGTAACAGAATATCTTGAATTAACAACGATAGAAGCTGTCTGGGAGGCAATTCAAACCTTAAAAGTAAGAGGTGCTCCTGCTATTGGGATTACTGCAGCATATGGCCTAGCATTATCAGCCTTACAAGATCAATCTAATTCACTTGAGGCTTTTCAGCTTAATCTTAAACAAAACCGAGATTATTTAGCTAGCTCAAGACCAACTGCTGTGAATTTAGTATGGGCTTTAGACAGATTGGTTACTAGTTTAGTTGAAACGAAATCCATCAATGAGGCTAAAACAAAGCTCGTACATGAAGCAATTCAAATTCAGGTAGAAGACGAAGAGGTTTGTCGATTAATTGGAGAACACGCACTCTCAGTTTTTAACGATGGTGATCGCATTATGACAATTTGTAATGCTGGGTCAATCGCAACGGCAAAATATGGAACAGCTTTAGCTCCATTTTATTTAGCAAAGGAAAAAAACAAAGCATTAAGTGTCTTTGCTTGTGAAACCCGTCCGGTTTTCCAAGGTGCACGATTAACAACATGGGAACTTATGCAGGCTGATGTTGATGTTACATTAATTACTGACAACATGGCGGCACATACAATTAAGTCAAAAAAAATCTCAGCTATTATTGTGGGTGCTGACCGTATTGCAGCTAATGGTGATACGGCAAACAAAATCGGTACATTCAATTTAGCACTATTGGCAAAATCTTTTAACATTCCATTTTATGTAGCAGCACCTCTATCTACATTTGATCCTTCTATTTCAGATGGTAATAAAATTCCAATTGAGGAGCGTAATCCGGAAGAAGTAACTGAGGTTAATGGTGTACGCATTGCTCCAGAGGGTGTAAAAGTATTTAACCCTGCATTTGACGTCACACCTTCCGAACTAATAACAGGAATCATTACAGAAAAAGGGATTCTTTCTGGTGATTATCAAGTATTAATTTCTGAATTATTTACTCTCTAA
- the mtnK gene encoding S-methyl-5-thioribose kinase, with the protein MSTKKSSVYEPLTESGAIALAKRLQLFEENSNLLCNEIGDGNLNLVFKVKDSKTEESIIIKQALPYAKVVGESWPLTLDRARIETHALLKQAEFVPQYVPKVFYSDEKLAITIMEDLSRLQISRAALIEGKDLLLLSKHIGEFLAKTLFYTSDYAVNQHYKKSLVKQFINPDLCKITEDLVFTDPFFDHDTNDFEPELGQDVEQIWQDQALKLEVAKLKQKFLTKAEALVHGDLHTGSIFADDKETKVIDPEFAYFGPIGFDVGQVFGNFLLNAISRDVENQEVLFTHIETTWNVFVEEFSKAWKNDGLEIFTKVDGYLEHVLSEIFEEAVGFAGCEIIRRTIGLAHVADLDSIQPYEKRISIKQLALTIGSELIKNQKTIKDPTQFKDYVKQTVNQ; encoded by the coding sequence ATGTCTACTAAAAAGTCATCTGTATATGAACCATTAACTGAAAGTGGTGCAATCGCTCTAGCTAAACGATTACAACTATTCGAAGAAAATAGTAATCTACTTTGCAATGAAATTGGAGATGGAAACTTAAATCTCGTTTTCAAAGTTAAAGATAGTAAAACAGAAGAAAGTATCATCATTAAACAAGCACTTCCATATGCAAAGGTAGTAGGTGAAAGCTGGCCATTAACATTAGATCGTGCCCGTATCGAAACACATGCATTATTAAAACAAGCGGAATTTGTTCCTCAGTATGTACCAAAGGTTTTTTACTCCGATGAAAAGCTTGCCATTACGATAATGGAGGACTTATCACGCCTTCAAATATCTCGAGCTGCACTCATTGAAGGTAAAGATTTACTCCTGCTTTCAAAACATATCGGAGAATTTTTAGCTAAAACTTTATTTTACACATCCGACTATGCTGTTAATCAACATTATAAAAAATCATTAGTCAAACAGTTTATCAATCCTGATCTTTGCAAAATAACTGAAGATCTTGTTTTCACAGATCCATTCTTCGACCACGACACAAATGATTTTGAACCAGAGCTCGGGCAAGATGTTGAACAAATATGGCAAGATCAAGCTCTCAAGTTAGAAGTTGCTAAGCTTAAACAGAAATTTCTTACAAAAGCTGAAGCACTTGTCCATGGTGACTTACATACTGGAAGCATTTTTGCTGATGATAAGGAAACGAAAGTGATTGATCCTGAATTTGCTTACTTCGGACCGATCGGTTTTGATGTAGGCCAGGTATTCGGAAATTTCCTGTTAAATGCAATTTCACGAGATGTTGAAAACCAGGAAGTGCTTTTCACACATATCGAAACAACTTGGAATGTTTTTGTAGAAGAGTTTTCGAAAGCTTGGAAAAATGATGGTCTTGAGATCTTCACGAAAGTTGACGGATATTTAGAACATGTATTATCAGAAATTTTCGAAGAAGCAGTTGGTTTTGCTGGTTGTGAAATCATCCGCCGTACAATTGGTCTAGCACATGTAGCTGACCTTGATTCAATTCAGCCATATGAAAAAAGAATTTCAATAAAACAACTTGCTCTTACAATAGGTAGTGAACTTATAAAAAATCAAAAAACAATTAAAGATCCAACTCAATTTAAAGACTATGTGAAACAAACTGTAAATCAATAA